One Oscillospiraceae bacterium genomic window, CGTGGCTTTTGCGGTTGCGGGTCTGTATTTTTTAAGCGTAACCGAACAATTCTCATTTGAAAAAGGCGATATCCCGCTGCTTATCTGCGCATTGATTTTCTCGTTTCAAATCTTGGCCGTCGATTACTATAGCCCGCTCGTCGATGGAGTCAAACTGTCCTGTCTTCAGTTTTTTGTAGCCGCGGCGCTCTCCGCGGTCACAATGTTCTTTTTCGAAACGCCCGGCCTGACCGCGATTTGGTCAGCCCGCATTCCGCTTTTATATACAGGATTTTTATCCTGCGGCGTCGCCTACACCTTCCAGATACTAGGCCAAAAGACCACGCCCCCGGCTGTGGCCTCGGTCGTTTTCGGCCTGGAATCCGTCTTTGCCGCGGTCTTCGGCTGGTTGATTTTACACGAACAACTCACCGGTCGCGAATTTCTCGGCGCCGGATTGATGCTGGTCGCGGTATTGCTTTCGCAGATCACACCGAAAGCAAAAAGCAAAACAATCGAACAGGACAGCATCATTTAAATTTTAAGGAAGTGCTCTCGTTTTGAAATGGCTCAAGACCAATTGGTCCGGAATTTTATTATGTTTTGCAATCGCAGTACCCGCATGGTTTCTGGGCGAGCTCGTCCCCGTGGTGGGTGGGCCAGTATGCTCGATTCTGATCGGAATGATCCTGGCGCTGTTTATTAAAAACCGGACTAAACTGGTCCCCGGCATCTCGTTTGC contains:
- a CDS encoding DMT family transporter — translated: MNNLNREKIKGSAFLFFASLIWGSTFVAQSMGMDYIEPFTFNAVRFLLGGLVLLPVAIFFRHEPKKAFSPEDSAQNAIKRRNLILGGVICGILIFAATGLQQIGLVDMTAGKAGFLTALYVVLVPMIGLFFKKKSGVFLWFGVAFAVAGLYFLSVTEQFSFEKGDIPLLICALIFSFQILAVDYYSPLVDGVKLSCLQFFVAAALSAVTMFFFETPGLTAIWSARIPLLYTGFLSCGVAYTFQILGQKTTPPAVASVVFGLESVFAAVFGWLILHEQLTGREFLGAGLMLVAVLLSQITPKAKSKTIEQDSII